In Papaver somniferum cultivar HN1 chromosome 1, ASM357369v1, whole genome shotgun sequence, a genomic segment contains:
- the LOC113317161 gene encoding eukaryotic translation initiation factor 2A-like, producing MAATDTSPLLEILAREPEGYSLWDGPPFNNGEPRVKLAKVPCSTSKYSEDGSRLMVIKPDSKISIYDCSSSTEIRSFEIPNFLAATLSPRGTYLQTFQKVSTPQEKNVVLWNIETGTPVYQLFQKSMSRTTWPSIRFCSDESVACRMATNEIQFLDTGDFSKGFTKLRIPGVAAIELSKTPGSHVAAFVAEAKGIPASVQIFACGKDAQAQPVARKSFFRCSTVQLVWNHGSTGLLIVAQSDVDATNQSYYGESKLHYLTTDGAHEGSVPLRKEGPVHEVRWSSTGAEFAAVYGYMPAKATVFNKKCHPLLELGEGPYNTIRWNPKGRYLCLAGFGNLPGDMAFWDYKEKKLLGSTRAELSVSSEWSPDGRYFMTATTAPRLQVDNGIKIFHPNGSLLFKKMFAKLYQADWKPEAPEKFGDVPELAEAIGSLKIDEKKQSGPGQGSKSTQAAKKAAVVNPVAPKPAAYRPPHAKVAASVQAELFGGGSSTEEMSKNALRNKLKREKQRAKKAAEGGA from the exons ATGGCTGCCACAGACACTTCACCATTACTGGAGATTTTAG CTAGAGAACCAGAAGGATACTCTCTCTGGGATGGACCTCCATTTAACAATGGGGAACCGCGTGTTAAGCTTGCAAAAGTTCCATGCAGCACATCGAAGTATAGTGAAGATGGATCTAGGCTTATGGTGATTAAACCTGACTCTAAGATTAGCATCTATGATTGTTCCAGCTCCACTGAGATCAGATCTTTCGAGATACCGAATTTTCTAGCAGCCACTTTGTCTCCTCGTGGGACATATCTTCAAACCTTTCAGAAAGTTTCGACACCACAAGAGAAGAATGTGGTTTTGTGGAATATAGAGACTGGCACTCCAGTTTATCAGCTGTTTCAGAAAAGCATGTCGAGGACTACATG GCCCTCAATTCGCTTTTGCTCTGATGAATCTGTTGCGTGTCGGATGGCAACAAATGAAATACAGTTTTTAGATACTGGGGATTTTTCGAAAGGCTTCACTAAGCTTAGGATCCCCGGTGTAGCTGCAATAGAGCTTTCTAAGACTCCAGGGTCTCATGTTGCTGCATTTGTTGCAGAAGCTAAG GGGATTCCAGCCAGTGTCCAAATTTTTGCTTGTGGGAAGGATGCTCAGGCTCAACCTGTTGCTCGAAAAAGTTTTTTCCGGTGCTCCACTGTGCAATTAGTTTGGAATCATGGTTCTACGGGGCTTCTAATTGTAGCACAATCAGATGTTGATGCAACCAACCAGAGTTACTATGGAGAATCAAAGCTGCACTACTTGACAACCGATGGAGCTCATGAAGGATCTGTTCCCCTGC GTAAAGAAGGTCCTGTTCATGAAGTTCGATGGTCAAGCACCGGTGCAGAGTTTGCTGCTGTTTATGGAT ATATGCCTGCAAAAGCAACGGTCTTTAACAAGAAGTGCCATCCTCTACTTGAACTTGGAGAAGGTCCATACAATACTATCAGATGGAACCCGAAAGGCAGAT ATTTATGTTTGGCAGGGTTTGGTAACTTACCTGGTGACATG GCATTTTGGGACTACAAAGAGAAAAAATTACTTGGATCAACAAGGGCAGAATTATCCGTATCAAGCGAATGGTCCCCAGATGGCCGTTACTTCATGACTGCTACAACAGCTCCAAGATTACAGGTTGACAATGG GATCAAAATTTTCCACCCCAATGGATCTTTGTTGTTTAAGAAGATGTTTGCCAAGCTTTACCAG GCTGATTGGAAGCCAGAAGCCCCAGAAAAATTTGGTGATGTTCCTGAACTAGCCGAAGCAATTGGCTCATTAAAGATAGATGAGAAAAAACAATCAG GACCAGGACAAGGGTCAAAGTCTACTCAAGCCGCCAAGAAAGCAGCTGTTGTTAATCCTGTTGCACCAAAGCCTGCAGCTTATCGACCACCTCATGCTAAGGTTGCAGCTTCTGTTCAGGCCGAG CTTTTTGGGGGAGGAAGTTCGACAGA AGAAATGAGCAAGAATGCATTGAGAAACAAGCTGAAAAGGGAGAAACAAAGAGCCAAAAAGGCTGCAGAGGGTGGCGCTTAA
- the LOC113361514 gene encoding uncharacterized protein LOC113361514 gives MLNPVNGLVCFVKPSEGSVLTYNLNTGDKTFWLETRTRKLLRGHDGQAAVDTSRMRWGFGFGFDLATKEHKVVSVFETINNTEENICNENPFGLDTQQCEILTVGGVRNEWRQMDKKFTPGKIVGASVYVNGVIYWLDEHHKVHEVIMAFDVTSERFNKVVVIPTFINNRWRDYPVNGGIQNISIYVDLLEVDGHIALWERVDGCSINIWTYDEHWTQEKITLPFNLWNAYDDYVSIEAITGTDLIIFKNFNQETKFETLFYYNRKMKNIEKQVDIKGICWDRDAVGFKFSTFVDSLMPVQSTYPCYTPESRV, from the coding sequence ATGCTGAATCCGGTAAACGGGTTGGTCTGTTTCGTTAAACCTTCTGAAGGTTCTGTTCTTACCTATAATCTTAACACCGGGGACAAAACATTTTGGTTAGAAACAAGGACTAGGAAATTACTGAGAGGTCATGATGGACAAGCAGCAGTGGACACTTCTAGGATGAGGTGGGGTTTTGGATTCGGATTTGATCTAGCTACTAAGGAACACAAAGTGGTTTCGGTGTTTGAGACTATAAATAATACAGAAGAAAACATTTGTAATGAGAACCCATTCGGTCTTGATACGCAACAGTGTGAGATTTTAACAGTAGGAGGAGTTAGGAATGAATGGAGGCAAATGGATAAGAAGTTTACTCCGGGTAAAATAGTTGGTGCATCTGTTTATGTGAATGGTGTTATCTATTGGCTGGATGAACACCATAAAGTTCATGAAGTCATAATGGCATTTGATGTTACAAGTGAAAGGTTTAACAAAGTCGTTGTAATCCCTACTTTCATCAATAATCGTTGGCGGGATTATCCGGTTAATGGAGGCATACAAAATATTTCGATATATGTAGATTTACTAGAAGTTGATGGGCATATAGCTTTATGGGAAAGAGTGGATGGATGTTCTATTAATATATGGACCTACGATGAGCATTGGACACAAGAGAAAATTACATTACCATTTAACTTGTGGAACGCGTACGATGATTATGTATCTATTGAAGCGATTACCGGGACAGATCTCATCATCTTCAAGAACTTCAATCAAGAAACAAAGTTCGAAACTCTTTTTTATTACAACCGGAAAATGAAGAACATTGAAAAACAAGTTGatatcaaagggatttgttgggATCGCGATGCCGTCGGCTTCAAATTTTCAACTTTCGTGGATAGTTTGATGCCTGTTCAGAGTACGTACCCATGCTACACCCCTGAATCCAGGGTTTGA